The nucleotide sequence GAAGTTCAAACGGCCCATTCTCTGTGGGTTAGTTGGGTAAATGTTGTTTTGATCCTTCATATGTACTTTGTGCTGCTAATGTGCCATTTTCTACCAGCCAAGTCTCAAATTTCAATACAGAGCCACAGCAACTAAAGTATTCCTCATGCTTACAGTTTATCATTTATGTAACAGACAGCTCGATGTGTTCAGCATCAGAGTTTAACAAGTTGGCAAAACTTAGAGGAAAGGCCAGGGCCGTTAATTTTAAAACCCTTGAACGGGGAAATATAATAATCATCAAGAGGTTCTCCTGTGATTGTTGCATTATTCAGCAGTGCTCTcttaaactgtttgtttttgttgctccGTTTTTATGATTGTTCATTTATTCACGTGTGAAAATAAACGGTTCGCTTGAGCAGGCATGAACAGCAGGACATTTCACCTGTATGTCATTTATCACAGGAAATCCATCAGTTCGCTAATAGGGGCCGTGGGCCTGAGTTGGAAGTCGATATTTGATTGCGGCCAGCACCAACTTCACTTTTTCCCTAAATAAGTGGCTAAGAAACACTCATTTTACGGTGGTTGAGCGTGCCAGAAGGGCTGGAGGGTGTGGAGCAGTTGTAGCAGGACTGATTGAGAACTGGGCAGGCGTGCAGCTGACTGGGAGTCAGAATCAGAGAGAGTATTAGCAGGTTGATGGGGGTCTCGCTTCATTATCTTAACATGCAACCAAAGCCTTTTCTGGGCTTTTTCTATTAAACACTGAGGTCAGACTGTCATCAGCGCAACATGATTTTTCTTGCTTATATTGACTTTACgctcttttcatttatttccttCATTTATTGGTTTTTGTTGATGTGCTTTGACGGCCGTTCTCCTTTTTCCCCACTTTGCGCATAATATTCTAAAACAGAACATCGTGATCGTGTGAACACGGGAGGAGCTTCTGATTTATATACTTTCCTATCACGCTGACATGTTTAACGATCTGTGATAAGTCACTGAAGCGTCTCCCTCAACCTGTGGCGAGGAATTAATAAGGACTACTACTCAAGCTACTTTGACTTAATTCACTTAtgatacagttttatttatagatgAGTAAAAGGCTATTAATTTAACAATAAAAGGGGgcagtttgttctttttttaatgcttcaTAGTTATAAAAAAATCCGGTCTTTGTAGCAATATTGCTTCCCCtggttattattgtgtgtatgcCGGTAAAGTAGAAAgacttaaaagaaaataatgtttGATCTGCTTTTGAAAAAGAAGTTCCGTATCCACAGGGCACAGCTGCGCCTTAATGTttcttagaaagaaaaatattcgCACACAGGAAAGCCCTGAAATATCTCGATTATTTTAGTGTAGTAAAATAGTCCCAATAAAAAATGCAGCTACAATACTTCTAAGAAATCTGCCTTTGCATTTATATTACAGAAGCAGGAGGAGGAATATTTGaccttcaaaaaacaaaaagtaattaACTGTTATCaccattttaaatattatatcCATGCTTTATTGTTGACCCTGAAAGAAACTGTtacatacattgtatacataaatagatacataaataattaatattcaaacagacacactgtcTCAGTGAAGTCCATCGATGTTGCATGTCTGACAGGTGTAGATGATATGTACAGCTGAGGTCTACCACAGTTTATGTAGAGCTGGAACGGAAGGAGTACCGGAGGCAGGCGGAGCcgagtggggttttttttgtgcacTGTTAGCAGGAGGTGAAAGTTTTCCAGAAGAAGTTTTTACAGGGAGCTTTGCGGTCGCGCTGGGGAAGCGATAGCCTGTTATACACAGCTCTCTCCTCCAGACGAGACTCCAGCGGCTCCTCGAGCTCCACAGGTGTCGCTTCTCCCGGCAGCATGTTTGTGTCCAGAGCTCCATCCAACAAGCCAGACACCAGCTTTAGGATCAGCTCCTTGCGTTCTTTGCTCAGCTCCTAACCAGGAATCAGAAAGTAGAGGAAATGTTATCACGGAGGAAAAATCATGGAAGTGTGATTTTCAAACACCTTTCAGTGATGCTCACAAATCATTAATACTTTTCCCATTTTAGATAATATAAACTGACAACATTAATCATGTCAGTGAAAAGcagttttaattcaatttaaaaaagcCGTTCTTAAATATCTTACTATTTATTTTCATAACCacagattttgttttattgtaagttacatttttcttttcaaaattctAATCATTCAGACTATTTCCCATGTAGCAACTGGATACATTTATCAATAATTACAACTGaaagtcataaaaaaaaatacagtgaaCCTAATCTGAGCAATACGAACAATCTCCTCACCCTGTTCACATGGATGGGGCTCCTATCCTCCACAGGAAGCACGGCAGCTGCTCTAACGCTGAACACAACCCCCATGAGAGCTGCTAACACCACCAGGAGCTGCATGCTGTGACAGGAGTGCAGGTGACCGACCAGAGCTACAGTCACAGGAGCAGGAGGCTCACAAAGacagtgtgactgtgtgtgtctgtgtgtctgagcaGGAGGGTCTGAGCAGCTCAGACTAGCCGGAGATCCAGAGAAGAacggtgggggaaaaaaagtggagTGCAGTTGGTGGCAGCTGCTCAGAAGATTTGGAAACCACAGATGTTTCGTCAGCTCTACCTCTAAAGCCCCTCACTCTTTTATACGCCTCTACCCCCCTCATGTTTGCCACTGACGTAGAGGGTGGTGGGTGTATGACGGAGGgtggagggtgtgtgtgtgtgtgtggatgttgtTGGGGGTGTGTACGAGAGCatgaaagaggaggagagatgaAGAGGTCAGGACACAACAAATGGAACCGTTTAAAAGTTAACCTTTTTGACAAATTGTGAGATGGTTTGCGTACATGTGATTCATCGGGAGGAAACATCTGCAGCGCACGACGACGTCAATCGCCCGTTACCAGGTTTTGACATCAACTAATGCATTCGCAGTTACGATAGACAATCTCAGAGAATACCTGTCAGACAGGTGGACGGACAATTCCACAGCTCATCTAAAGTGTGATACCAACGGATATGCCTGAACCATTTTTAGCACTTAAAATAAAGCGGTCACATTTCCCTGTAGCAGGAGTCAAAGTAGATCTAAAAGAGATACAAATTGATCACCAGCCAGCTTATCTTCCACTCCCAATGCAGGCCGCTGTTTGGCACCCTACCCCGGGCAAAATCTTATTCCTGTCATATTGCTTCTATATGCCTCTTTGACACCTGCAGATTGCAATTGAACGGTCTGACACTCCCACTGACTCGCCGAAATCTCTTCAGGAAATGCACATCACCAATCTCGTGGAGTTAGCAtagctgtcaaaataaaagcagcagtgtTCAGTAGTTTAGTGCTGATCCATAAGGATCTTATGGTTATCTTTGCATTAACATGGGTCCCGTGATTTGATGCATGTGGCGTCTCTGAATCGAAAACAAATTAAAGTCCTTTGCTTCACAATGGATACCAGACGCACTGCACAACAAATGGATTCTAAAACTGCCACTGAGGTTTTCTACACAATAGCATTAACAGAAGTAAAAATTAATTCCTCAACTCTTTACACAAGTTTAACTACTAATCAAGTTTGCTTACataaaaagtcacattttataGGTCTAAAAAGCTCAGACTAGCCGGAGATCCAGAGAAGAacggtgggggaaaaaaagtggagTGCAGTTGGTGGCAGCTGCTCAGAAGAGCAGAAGTGACATAACAAACTTATTTACCAAAGAACACCATAAACTGTTTTATGgttaacaaaaaactaaacatttaatactatatatttttaatatatataaaaaattatTCTATATTTTTAGAATCTGCTGTCAACCCATGAGACATTTCATGAAATAGCACAATTAAGTTGAGTTTACAGGTTTCACTGTTTTGCTACTGGCAGGGAACATGCGGCGCTCGTATTCCAGTATGCCTCGTTTGATATGTTCAAATGGATTTCTCATGCTTCCACAACAGTCTCTGGGTTGATTTCTGCTGATCTGAAGCTGGCCCAAAGCAAATCCAAAGATTAGCTGACTGTTAAAAATTGTTATATTGGCAGTTCAGTGTGTTTGAAGAATATACAGCAACTAGTCAGCTTAAAGGGATCTGCAGATGACACTGCAAGAGACTTCAAACACTTAAGGATCCCCAGCATGCGACGACTACTATAGGTGCTCCGAGACTGCATTAATGTGCGTTAAAATCTCCATTTTCATTATTACGTGTTGTTGAGTCACCACCTCAACGAGTATCTGAAATACATGGCTGAAAATCAGTGACTCACAGATCATATAAGGGTTTTATGCTTTTGTTATCCAACAAACAGGTGAATCTGTACATGTGGGAACAAGCCATCAATTTAGCTGTAgaagaaattaattttaatgtCAGTCTATTGTATTCCCAAGTTTTGTTCCTGTGGTATGGAGATGATTAAAATCCAGTCAAATTAAAAATTCATGGCTGCCTGTTCATTGGTGCCAACACAAGCCCATAGAGATGTGCTTCATTTCCTATATTACAGTATTAACACTCACAAGCACAAATTATCTTTATCATCCAGCTAGGGGCACAGCTCCTGTGTAAAAGCAGCGTGACAACATAGCACTGAACTGCAGGTTGGTCCcattataataaaaaataaataaaattagtgAAGACTGAGGTTTTACACAGTAGTTTGAGTTGATGCAACTGAATGTTAAGTTCCACAGTGACACTTCCCATCGTAAAACAGTGAACAGCTCAGAGGGGCCGACTGCTTTTTACTCTAAATCAAAGAATTTCAGCAGTATAATTCAAACATTGAGACGGCCCTAAAACAT is from Oreochromis niloticus isolate F11D_XX linkage group LG20, O_niloticus_UMD_NMBU, whole genome shotgun sequence and encodes:
- the sst6.1 gene encoding cortistatin gives rise to the protein MQLLVVLAALMGVVFSVRAAAVLPVEDRSPIHVNRELSKERKELILKLVSGLLDGALDTNMLPGEATPVELEEPLESRLEERAVYNRLSLPQRDRKAPCKNFFWKTFTSC